The genomic segment GATTTCAACGGGCAAGGGCAGCGAACCACCCCGCAGCTGAACCTCGAGGTCCCTGGCATCTTCGGCCGTGAAGTTTCCGGAGATCGAGGCGGTGCCTCCTGAAATTCCAGCGGCTTTGTACTGGGGACCAACACTGGCTTCACTGATGAGTTCTCCATCGAGAACGATGCCGAGCAGTCGTCCAGTGCCGGCGATCGACTGGGTGAGCTCAGCGAATTTCTCACCACCCTCGGCGTTGAAATTCAGTGTCACCTCCCAGCCAGAGCCGTTCTGTTGCTGCTGACGACCAGCACTGATGAGTTGTTTGCCCGTGAAGGCCGTGGGGTCAAATCGATCAAGAATTTCCTGATTGGTACGCGCCAACAGCTGCTCTAGTTGCTCCGTCTCCGTCTTGGCCGTTCCGTCAAGACCTAATTCTTTTTGACGTCTCGCAAGCTCCTCCTGCTCGACGGGATCAATCTCGGACTGATCTTCGCCTAAGCGCGTGGCCAGCACACTGAGCAGCTGGGCTTTCAGCTGCCGCAAGCTCTGGACTTCCTCCTGCGTCCCTTCCTGCTGCGCCCTGAACTCAAGCAGAGCCGTACTGCCGAGAACATCAGCCGCCCGGGTCGGATCGGTGACGCCGGGAAGCTGGAGCACAAGCTGGTCATCACCGACGGTCTGCAGGGTGGATTCAGCGACACCGAGACCGTTAACACGGCGATCGAGCACCGCCTTAACCGCTTCCATTTGCTCTGCGCCAATGGTGGTGATCTCTCCGGCCGGTTGGACCTCGAGAGTGAGCTGACTGCCCCCACGCAAATCAAGTCCTAACTGCAGAGGGAAACTGGACAGAACTGCTGCTGCCGCGATGGCAAGCGCAAGGATGAGGGCGAACCAGCCCTGTTGGCGGGCCATCAATCAGAGCCCCTGACGAACAATGGTCTGCGCCGCTTCGACAATTTGATGCGGCTGAATGATGGTCAGATTCTCAAGGTTGCCGTTGTAGGGAGTGGGGATGTCCTGGCTGGACAGCCTGATCGGCCGGGCATCGAGATCATCGAAGCAATGCTCGGTGATCAGAGCGATGAGCTCTGCACCGATGCCACCGGTCTTCATGCACTCCTCCACCACGATCACCTTGTGGGTCTTGCGGATCGAGCGAGCAACGGTCTCCATATCAAATGGCTTGAGACTGATCAAATCGATCAGTTCGGCGTTGATGCCATCCTCCTCGAGCTGGTCCACAGCCTTGAGACAGTGATGACGCATCCTTGAGTAGGTCAGGATTGTGATGTCACTGCCCTCCTTGACCAGATCCGCCTGATCGAGGGCACAGGTGTACTCGCCATCCGGCAGTTCTTCCGTGAGGTTGTAGAGCAGCACGTGCTCGAAAAAGAGAACCGGATTGTTGTCGCGGATGGCAGCCTTCATGAGGCCCTTCGCGTTGGTCGGCGTGCTGCAGGCCACGATCTTGATGCCGGGCACGGCATGGAAATAAGCCTCGAGCCTCTGACTGTGTTCGGCTCCCAGCTGTCGGCCGACTCCGCCTGGCCCCCGCACCACCGTTGGGATGGTGAAATTGCCACCGCTGGTGTAGCGCAGCATCCCCATGTTGTTAGAGATCTGATTGAAGGCCAGCAGCAGAAATCCCATGTTCATGCCTTCCACGATCGGCCTCAGGCCAGTCATCGCGGCACCTACTGCCATGCCGGTGAAACTGTTCTCGGCAATCGGAGTGTCGAGGACCCTCAGTTCACCGTATTTCTCGTAGAGATCCTTGGTGACTTTGTAGGAGCCGCCGTAATGGCCAACGTCCTCTCCCATCACACAGACATGGGGATCACGGGCCATTTCCTCATCGATGGCTTCGCGAAGTGCGTTGAAGAGAAGCGTCCCTGCCACGGCGTTGCTGCAATCCCGGCCATGCCGGCGTCAGCGGCCAAGCTATCTCAGTCCAGGTGTGTTCAGCCCCCGGCAGCAAAGGTAGCCAAGAGCAGCACTGAAAGAAGCAGTCCTGGAGACAGCAGCAGCACCAACTGACCGAGATCGTGGGGGGTCATGGCTGCAGAAGCTCTGCGCCGAGGCTAGGCAGCGTCCAGCTTGTCTTTCATGAAAAGACTGCGAAGAAACACCAAGAACAAACCAATCCCGATGAAGGCAAAGCTGAATGTGGCCAGAAAACACATGCCAATGAACAGAGTCTTCATGGCAGACGCGATGTTCTGGGCTGTAGTGCTGCTGAAATTCGAAGAGTGAGTCGACAGATAAATCACGACTTTTTTGCTCAGGCCGAAACTCAACCAGGCCAGAACAAGACTGGTAACGGATCCGGAAAAGAAACTGAGTGGTCCTTTACGGGGCTTCGCTGAGGCTTTGTTGCTGTCACTCATGCAGCCAGCTTGACGCCGTGGGGGAGCAGTGAGCAACTCCAGGACTGCAAACCTTCTGCCAGAAACAGCTCGGTCGTTCGCTGACGGGCTTGTTCAGCCGCATCGAAGTTGGGGAACAGAGCAAAGCAACTCGGTCCTGAACCACTCATGGCCACCCGCAACTGCCCCGGCAATGATTCCAGGAGCGCCAGCGCCTTCCGCACCGAGCTGTTCTGAGGAGCCACCACGGCCTGAAGGTCGTTGCGCAAGGGCGGAGCAGATTCCGCTCGAAGAGGATGCAACCACGCAGAGGTGCGAAGTGCCTGACGACGCTGCTCAAAAGCAGACTCACCGTCGAGATAGTGATTGAAACGCTGCCGCTTGGATTCGCCATAGGCCCACGGCGTCGACACGCTGATGGATGGATCCTTCACCAGCAAGACGCCCAGCGGCGCAGTCACATCAGGCAGAACTTCAAGCCGCTCGCCGCGTCCGAAACAGAGCTGGGTGCCGCCGGCCACACAGAAGGGCATGTCGGATCCGAGATCAGCAGCAAACGTCTCGAGCTGAGAGGCGCCCAAACCAAGGCCCCACAGCGTGTTCAGGCCAACCAGTGCTGCTGCCCCATCGCTGGAGCCTCCTGCAAGACCGGCGCCGATCGGAATCCGCTTGCGGAGATGCATCCGTGCACCCAACTCCCCGAATCCGGATCGCTCACGCAGCAGCCTGGCCGCCCGCATGATCAGGTTGTCGTCTCCGCAACTGAGTTCTGGCTGATCACAGCTGAGAGAAAGAGTCCCGTCTGCGGTGTTCTCGCAATCGAGCTGATCGGCGAGATCAATGCTTTGCATCACCATGGCGAGTTCATGGAACCCGTCGTTGCGCAGGCCAAGCACCTCGAGATGCAGATTGATCTTGGCCGGAGCGCTGACGCAAACCGGAGCCGTCATGAACAGAACGCAGCGCAGTTGGCCGGACTCCGACCGGAATCAGGAGGCTAAACCACAGCCATAGCCCAGTTTTTACAGGGGATCGAAGGCCCAATATCTAGAGATTGCTCAGCCACGACACGCACAAACATCGATCCGTCTAAGGCAGCTCACTCGGATGTTTCCGCCTGACTCAATCCCCTGGCCAGGGCCACCCAGTTTTCCGGTGCCACCTCCTGAGGCCTCTGCTGCAGATCAATCCCAGCCTGCTGTGCCAGCTCCTGGAGCTGATCAGGAGGTTTGACACCGGCAAGCGTGTTTCGCAACATCTTGCGTCGAGCAAGAAAGGCCTGTTTAAGCAATCGTTCCACCCCACGGCAGATCTCGGGATCTGGGCGCTGATCCGCCGGCAAGGGGTCCAGCCTGATCACCTCGGACTGCACCTTCGGAGGAGGCTGAAAGCAACGCGGCGGCACAGAACAAACACTTTGACAACGGGCCAGAAGCTGCAAACGCACACTCAAAGCACTGAAACTGCTGTGTCCGGGACGGGCTCGAATGCGCTCTGCCACCTCTTTCTGGACGAGCAGGATGAGCCTTTCGTAGGGCGGATCAACAGGTCGATCCAGACGACCAATCAGCCGATCAAGCAAGGGCCCCGTGATGTTGTACGGAATATTGGCCACCACCTTGGAGGCCGGAGAACCGTCCGGAAGGGTCAGAGGAACCTCAAGAACATCGCCCTCACAGAGTGAAAACCGCGACTGAGCTCCGTATCGCTCGGTCAGACCTGACACCAGATCTCTATCCAGCTCGATCGCATGCACCAACGCGGCAGGGCTCTTCAGCAGTCGGTCGGTCAGGGCACCACGCCCTGGTCCCACCTCGAGAACACGGTCTCCTTGCTCGAGTGCTGCTGACTCGAGAATCCGATCCAGAACCCGTTCATCCCGCAGCCAGTGCTGACCAAACCGTTTGCGGGCCGTATGTCCTGCGAAGCTCATGTCATGCGGGCCATCGGTTCACTGTGCACCAGCGCATAGGGCGCGGAACGCGATGATTGTGGTGTTTAGGTCTGGCGGGTTGATGAACAGATCTGCGCTGCTGATCTGCATCGCCGGCCCCTCCGCAGCAGGCAAGACTTACTTCAGTGAGGAGCTGAAAACGTCGCTCGCTCATAGCGGGATTGCTGCTGTGGTGATCGGCTCCGATGATTACTACCGCGAGCACTGGACTCCGGATTCGATCTACGGATTCGACACGATCGATGCAATCGATCGCGAAGCGCTGATCACAGACGTGCAGTCCATGAAAGATCGTCGACTTCAGCATCGACGCCGTTACGACATGAGCACCAGGGACGTCAGCTGGGAATCTTTCAACGAAATCTGGGATGTTGTGCTGCTGGAGGGGGCATTCGGCCCCCAACTATTGATGGATCAGCTCCATCCTGATCTTTTGATTTATCTGAGCGCATCCCTGCCGATCAGAGTGATTCGCCGACTGCGCCGTGACGTGTCCGAACGTCAGCGAACCCCCCTGTCGGTCTTGCGTCAGTCAGTGATGCAGATGCTGCCGGGAGAGCGGAGGTTCATCCATCCACTGAGACGTTCGGCTGATCTGGTGATTCGCGATCTTCCAACGGGTCTTCCACTAGCTGTGAAACGAATTGAAGGTCTGATCAAGACATCCGTAGCTCCGGGACCCTGATCCAGCGCACAGGCCTGGAGCTGGGTGGCAACGGCACAAGCGCAAGCACCAGCTCGAGATGCCCCTGATCACACCAGGGGTGACATGACTGCCAGCAGGCAAGCGTTCGGGCCAAGCGTCTGCGTTTTACAGGATCGAAAGCTTTCACACCCCAGCCATCAAGACCACATCGACGCCTGGCCTTGACCTCCACCAGCAGCAGACGGAGACCTGAGCGACCCGATTTGATCATCATCAGATCAAGCTCCCCGTAACGACAGCTCCAGCGCTCAGCCAGGCAACGCCACCCCCGGCCTTTCAACAGATTCAGGGCACGCCGCTCGGCCCAGCGACCGGGATCGCTCTTGGCATCAATGGTCCACAAGATCAGCTCCCTGCATTCACGGAGCATTCCCCTGAGCTAGGAATCAGGCCCCCTAGGCTTCGGTGACGCTCTTCATCCGCTGATGCAACGACATCTGCTGGCCTCCCTGCTTGCTCTCCTTCTTTTAGTGGGCTTGCCTCCTCAGCCGGTGCAGGCTGCAATGGATTACGCCAAACAGGTGTTGATCGGCGCTGATTTCTCCAACCGGGAGATGCAGGGGGTGACCTTCAACCTCACCAACCTGCGTGAAGCTGATCTGTCTGGCAGCGACCTGCAGGGCGCCAGCCTCTATGGAGCCAAGCTTCAAGACGCCAACCTCACAGGAGCCAACCTGCGCGACGCAACGCTGGATTCAGCGGTGCTGGATGGCACCAACCTCACGGATGCCGTTCTCGAAGATGCTTTTGCCTTCAATACCCGGTTCATCAACGTGACGATCACCGGTGCCGATTTCACCAACGTGCCTTTTCGCGGGGACGCACTGAAAACACTCTGTGCCGCCGCCGACGGCACCAATCCAGTAACGGGCCGCGAGACACGCGACACCCTTGGCTGCTCATGAGCTTCGATCCTCGCAGCCTGGAACGGCTCAGACAACTGGGACGCCAGCTCCCTGAGGCCATCCCTGCACCGGCAACCGACACGAAACGCGCCGCCAAAGACAGCCGGCCTCGCCACAAGGTGGAGACCGAGCAAGACCCCAAAGCTCTGTTTCATGAACTGATGCAGGTGAGCCAGGACGGCACCGTTCCTGAACATCTGATGGCGCGATTGCGGGATGCGGAAGAGCGGGTCGACAGCGAGCGACGCCAGAAGCTCAATGCCCCATCACCATCAACGCTGGATTCTCCTACCACCCAGACAGCCTTCTCGAACCGTTCGATGGGCAAAGGCAAGAACACACGACCTCAGCGCCGTGATGTGGCACCCGGCAGTGAGGAGGACAGTCTCTACGTGGCTTTCGGACAGATGTTTCTTGAGGAACAAGACGACGAGACGGATTGAAGCCGCTAAGCCATGAACAATTCCCGTTGCCGCATCATTGCGGTCGGAAAAGTACGCAAGCGGTGGGTTCAGGAAGGTGTGGACCTTTATCTCAAACGCCTTCCTGGCCTGGGCATTACCGAACTGCGTGACAGCAACCCTAAAAAGGAGGCCGAGGCGATCCGTCAGGCCCTGCGTACCGATGAATATCCGGTGCTGCTGATGGAACAGGGCCTCACCCTGACCTCGGTGGACTTTGCTGATCGTTTACGGGACTTGGGTTCTGAGCGTCTGGCCTTCGTGATCGGAGGCGCTGACGGCTTCACCGATGCATTCAAAAGCACAGCTCGCTGGCAGCTGAGTCTTTCACCTCTGACCTTTCCCCATGAGCTGGCTCGATTGCTCTTGCTCGAGCAGCTCTACAGAGCGCAGGCGATCCTGCAAGGGAGTCCCTATCACCGGGCCTGATGTCCAGTGCAAAGGCGAGCGTTCAGGAGGAACGGCAATTACCCCCCCGCTGCGACTAGCGCCTCGGCCCAGGCATCACAGCACACCCACCACTGGAGATATCCGAGCTGATGCACATGGGGCAACAGCTCAAGCATCATCGCCGCAGCTGCTGTCGTAGCCGGATCAGGCTGCGTCCGGGCCAGGCGATAGTTCGCACAAAAAGCGCCGAAGGTCCCTTTGCGCACCCCCCGCTGACGTTCCAGATGCTCCTGCAGCACAGCGTCGCTGCGATGGCTACTCATGGCTGTCTGTGCAGCTGATGCGCCGAAATCCTGAGCACCCGGCAACAGATCCTCACCGGTGAATCCGCACACCTCACCTGAGGCCAAGGCCTCTTGATTGTCATCATCAAAGCCCTGAACCTCCTCATCGCCACGCTTGGCCATCTCCTCTAGGCAGATCTCAGCGATGTCTTGGTCGCGCCAGTCGAACAGGTCACCAACGCCGTTGGAACGCACAATGTCGACCATCTGACGCCGCAGCATGCGATTGCAGGCTTCAGCCTGTAATCGGTCTTGATCCGTTATCAAGGATCTGCGAAGGGCCCATTCCGCGTTCAGAAAAAACGCCGAAGTGGTCCCTTTTCGATGGCCGTTAGCACTGTGTTGCGACGTCCCCATGATCTGTTCAGGGGTCACACAGCGATCGTTTGTCATGGCTGTGATCAAGAGCGATCACATTCATCTTCATCAGCTTTGGCTGTTCGACACGGATCGGCGAGAGATCTGCAACAACTGCGCCATCAGCACGCATGCCATAAGTATTACCCCCAGCCAGAGCACGCTCTGCAAGCCCGTCAATGCCATCGAGCTCGTTCCCATCGAGAAGATCACAAAACCAAGGCCATTGAGCGTCGTCAATGTTGCCCAGCAACGCCTCTGCAACTCGGCCGGCACCAAGTCAGGCAGTCGATCGAGCGTGAGCGATGAGGTCATGATCGACCACCAACCGATCAAAAAAGCAGATAACAACAGCAGTTGCGGCGTGCGCGCCAGCGCATAGATCCAGGCCCCCAACCCACCAAGCATGGCCACCGCCGGAAGCAACAGTGCCGTTGGCCAAGTCCTAGGCAAAACCAGCAACAACAATGACGCCATCAAGCCGCCAAGTCCCATGGTGGAGAAGGAGGCACTACTCATCGATGCATCCAGGCCGATGCGGTTCGAGGCCACGATCGGCTCATACAGCGCCATGGGCACCTGGGCCGCTCCCGTGAGAGCAAACGCGCAGGTGAGAGCAATCAACGGAAACCAACAAATTGATTTCACACCGCTGTCAGCAATTGCCACCTGCTGTTCTTCTCCACTCTGTTCATTAGCGCGCAAACGGCGATGCCCCCGGTCGATCAGCCATAGGGTTGGGAGGGACAGCACAGTGGCGAAGCAAGCCAGCACTAACCAAGCGCCTGCCGCCGAACTCGGAGCCAGCCAGGCCACCGCACTAGCTCCCAGCAGAGCCACCAGTGCACCACCTCCCAACACCGTGGCGACAGCCTGGCGTTGATGACGAGCGGGAACTCCCGCGATAGCCAGGCCTGGCAGACCGCTCATCAGATGTCCAGCACCCCAGCCGGCCAACACCCTCAGACCACCTTCACCGAGTTGGCCACTCTGCACAGCCCCCAACCAGAGGCAAAGCACTCCGACCGCCAATGCCAGCCGCAAGCTACGCAGCAACTGGGCCTTACCCTTCAGTTGCGCCTGATGCACACAGCCCAACAGGTAACCCACCATGTTGAGTGCAGCGAGTTCACCAAGATCGGCCTGGGATATCCATTCCTGCACGACCATTTCTCGACCGATCACACCGAAGTCGGATCGGATCAATCCCAGGCCGATGCCCAGTCCGCATGCTCCTGCCAGCACCCTGAGCCGATGAGGTTCTTGTGGCTGAAATGGCACTGGTGAGCCTTCAGAGGACGGAGACATCACCACTGATCAGGCCGGCCAAGCGCTGAGCGCGACAGCTTCGAACTTGGCGATGCTCATGGTCCAGGCCCGCCCGCACATGGCTTGAAGACTCACCTGAAAAGCCTCGGTGTCGCCGCTGTTGAGCCAGTCGGCTTTGAGCCTGGGGAGGTCCTCCGGTAGACACTCCATTGGCAACTCCACCAGCAGCAGACTCTCGACGCCGCAAGCCCGACGCAAGGGGCCGTTATCACTGCGCTGCCACAGCCTCAGCAGCAACTCCAGAGCCAGGGAATGGGCCACCTGCGTGGGTGGCTCCTCCATGGCGGTTTGTGCACTCAAGGAACGCCCGGCAAGCGGCAGAGCCCTCTTCCCCTCCTGCTCGATCAAAGCGAGGGCAACGAGATAGGGAGCAGCAGCCATCACGACAACCTCAGTGAACACATCCTCTCCGGTCAAGGCCGCAGTGGCGCCGAATCCGGATCATGGCTGAACTGAATGTGCGCAGACAACCTGTCATTCATGACAGCATCAGCTCAGGAGCCAAGGACAGTCCTCTGCTTCGGCGACTCCAACACCTGGGGATTCAACCCCGACGGTGGTGGGCGACTGCCCCACGACACGCGCTGGCCGAATCAGTTGGAGCAGCAGCTGAACCGGCGCGCGTCCGGCCCTGCCTGGCGCACGATTGAGGACGGTCTCAATTCCCGCACCTGGCTGCTCGACGATCCCATCGGTGCCGCCCGGTATGGCGCGCAGTACAGCTGCAGCGGGCGCTCAGGCCTGATGACCTCTCTGCACAGCCACAAACCGATCGACGTGGTGATCCTGGCGCTGGGCTGCAACGACTGCAAGAACTACCTCAACCTGTCCGCCGAGCAGATCGCCGACGGCGCCCGCATCCTGATTCACGACATCCGCAGCGCACTCAACTGTGGCCCACGTGAGCGGCCCGACCAGCCCCCCTGCATTGTTCTGATGACCCCGCCATTGGTGATGATCACTTCGCAGTCGCTGAACTGGGGATTCGCGGGAGCTGACACGAAATCCCAGGCATTAGGCAACCGCTATCTCCAACTCGCCGCTGAACTGGAGGTGCTCGCTTTTGATGTTCAGCCTGTGGCCACTGCCTCATCCCTGGATGGCATCCATTTCGACAGCCAGGCCCAGTCGGCGATCGCTACAGGCCTGGCCGATCTCATCGCCCAAACCTGAACACCAAACACAACCAGCAGCCGCAACAGAACACCTGTACTATTTTGTGCGTATTGGTCTGTTGAGCCCCTTGCAATGGAGATCGATCGCTCCTTTCTCCAACCACCACAACCCCTACGCCCCCAGAGAACGCCAAGGCAGCTGCCAATGGCGGAAGCGCGAGTGGCAGCAGGCTTTCCCTCTCCGGCAGAGGACTACGTGGACGTGGGGATCGACCTCAACGACCAACTGATCCGTCATCCCACCAGCACCTTCTTCCTGCGTGTCAGCGGCGACTCCATGACCGGCGCCGGCATTCATGACGGCGACCTTCTGGTCGTGGACCGCAGCCTGAACCCCTGCCCCGGACGAGTGGTGGTGGCCGTTCTCGACGGCGACTTCACCCTCAAGCGCCTGATGCGCCATCAGGGCCGGCTGCGCCTGGAAGCGGCCAATCCCAGCTATCCACCTCTCGATCTGCAGTCGTGCGACGACGTGCAGATCTGGGGGGTCGCCATCCATGTGATTCACCCCCTCTGAACGCCATGGCTCAGGTCACTGCCCTCATCGACGCCAACAACTTCTATGCCTCCTGCGAGCAAAGCCTCGATCCAGCCCTGATTGGCCGCCCCGTGGTGGTGCTTTCCAACAACGACGGCTGCATCGTGGCCCGCAGCGCGGAGGCCCGTGCGCTTGGCATTGCCATGGGCACGCCGTATTTCAAGGCCAAGCAGACGCTGGAACGGTGCGGAGTGGCGGTGCGCAGTTCCAACTACGCCCTCTACGCCGACATGAGCCAGCGGCTGATGAGCCTGCTGGAAAGTCAGGTGGAGGAACTGGAGGTGTATTCCATCGATGAAGCGTTCGCTCGCATCAGTCGTCCGCCGACGGCGGATCTGCTGCCCTGGGGGCGACAGCTGCGTGCCCTAGTGCGTCGCAATCTGGGGCTGCCGATCGCCATCGGCCTGGGGAGCAGCAAAGGCCAGGCGAAGCTGGCGAACCGTCTGGCCAAGGTGGAGGCAACCCATGCAGGCCTATTCGACCTTGGACACTGCAGCCATCGGGACCGCTGGCTAGAAACGATCGACATCGAAGATGTCTGGGGGATCGGCCGCAAACTGGCCTACTGGTGCCGATTGCGTGGTGTGCGCAACGCCCGGGAACTGCGGGATATGGCCAGCGGACCACTGCGGGCCAAGGCGGGTGTGGTCGGCCTACGACTACAGAGGGAACTCCAGGGACATGCCTGTCTTCCCCTCGACCTGGCCCCATCTCCGAAGCAGGAAACCTGTGTCAGCAGAAGTTTCAGTCGACCGATCACCTCCCTGGTGGAGCTGAGAGAAGCCGTGGCGACCTACGTGGTACGCGCCGCGGAAAAGCTGCGCAAACAGCATCAACGCGCTGCATCCCTGAGTGTTTACACCCGCACCAGCCCATTCGTACCGGCCTTCTACAGCCGCAGCGCCAGCACTCATCTGGACCTCCCCAGCAACGACACCCAGACGCTGCTAAGGGCAGCTTTGCCACTGGTGGAACGGATCTTCCAGCCACACCGTCAGCTCGCCAAGGCCGGCGTACTGATGGAGCATCTGCAGGACACAGAGCAACTGCAGCACCACTTACTGGTGCCGTGCAGTGCAGCGAACCTGCAACGGCGGGACACCCTGATGAACACCATCGATGGCCTCAACCGCCGCTATGGACGAGGCACCGTGCAGTGGGCAGCCTGCGGCCTGCATTCCGGCTGGTCCATGCGACGGGAACGCTTGGGCCGGGCAGCCACTACACGACTGAGTGATGTGCCGGTGGTCAAGACCTGAACAGCAGATACGGGCTTTTATGAAAAAATCTGGCTTCTATCGACGAAAAGGTTGTGTTGCGGCGAATCCCGATCATTGCTGCGGGACTTGTCCTGCTGGGACCCCAATCGACTTTCGCCGAGCAGGTCACCCTCAAGCTGAGC from the Synechococcus sp. UW179A genome contains:
- a CDS encoding Y-family DNA polymerase, giving the protein MAQVTALIDANNFYASCEQSLDPALIGRPVVVLSNNDGCIVARSAEARALGIAMGTPYFKAKQTLERCGVAVRSSNYALYADMSQRLMSLLESQVEELEVYSIDEAFARISRPPTADLLPWGRQLRALVRRNLGLPIAIGLGSSKGQAKLANRLAKVEATHAGLFDLGHCSHRDRWLETIDIEDVWGIGRKLAYWCRLRGVRNARELRDMASGPLRAKAGVVGLRLQRELQGHACLPLDLAPSPKQETCVSRSFSRPITSLVELREAVATYVVRAAEKLRKQHQRAASLSVYTRTSPFVPAFYSRSASTHLDLPSNDTQTLLRAALPLVERIFQPHRQLAKAGVLMEHLQDTEQLQHHLLVPCSAANLQRRDTLMNTIDGLNRRYGRGTVQWAACGLHSGWSMRRERLGRAATTRLSDVPVVKT